One window from the genome of Dolosigranulum savutiense encodes:
- the pyrH gene encoding UMP kinase yields MSEPKYERIVLKLSGEALAGEDGFGIKPPTIHEICHEIKQVYDMGVEIAIVVGGGNIWRGQIGSEMGMERSQADYMGMLATVMNGLALQDSLENIGVPTRMQTSIEMRQIAEPYIRRRAIRHLEKKRVVIFAGGTGNPYFSTDTTSALRAAEIQADVIMMAKNNVDGIYSADPKVDQEAVKYDELTYLDIINKSLKVMDTTASSLSMDNDIPLVVFNLNEKGNIKRAVSGERIGTTVIK; encoded by the coding sequence ATGAGTGAACCAAAATATGAACGAATTGTTTTAAAACTAAGTGGTGAAGCGCTCGCAGGTGAGGATGGATTTGGCATTAAACCACCGACCATTCACGAGATTTGTCACGAAATTAAACAAGTTTATGATATGGGTGTTGAAATTGCGATTGTTGTTGGTGGCGGTAATATTTGGCGCGGACAGATTGGCTCAGAGATGGGCATGGAACGATCACAAGCAGACTATATGGGGATGCTGGCAACTGTAATGAACGGGTTAGCATTGCAAGATAGTTTGGAAAATATTGGGGTGCCAACGCGTATGCAGACGTCCATCGAAATGCGACAAATTGCCGAACCATATATTCGACGCCGTGCCATTCGACATCTTGAGAAGAAACGCGTTGTTATCTTCGCGGGAGGAACAGGGAACCCTTACTTCTCGACTGATACGACTTCAGCACTGCGAGCTGCAGAAATTCAAGCCGACGTTATCATGATGGCCAAAAATAATGTAGATGGTATTTACTCTGCGGATCCAAAAGTCGATCAAGAGGCAGTGAAATATGATGAGTTAACTTATCTTGATATCATCAATAAATCATTGAAAGTCATGGATACCACGGCATCAAGCTTAAGTATGGATAACGATATTCCATTAGTTGTCTTTAACTTAAATGAAAAAGGTAATATTAAACGGGCGGTGTCGGGCGAACGTATCGGCACAACTGTAATTAAATAA
- a CDS encoding GyrI-like domain-containing protein, with protein sequence MKYRIVKKRPFNIVGFKKQVPVVTEGTNPEIEAMRELLTDDVMQELSNLADTEPFGIISVSTATTANDLDEQMIDHYLGVAVSSNHTKDYDVLPIERTDWAVFEAIGQLPESLEHLWHEIFTEWLPNANYIINESVPLLWNAEDYSIDKATPVCEVWLPVIPK encoded by the coding sequence ATGAAATACAGAATTGTTAAAAAGAGACCCTTCAATATTGTAGGATTTAAAAAACAAGTTCCTGTCGTAACGGAAGGGACTAATCCTGAAATTGAGGCGATGAGAGAATTACTGACAGATGATGTTATGCAAGAATTATCCAACTTAGCAGATACAGAACCATTTGGCATCATTAGTGTCTCTACGGCGACGACAGCTAATGATTTAGATGAACAAATGATTGATCATTACTTAGGCGTTGCTGTATCATCTAATCATACGAAAGATTACGATGTATTGCCCATTGAGCGAACAGATTGGGCTGTTTTTGAAGCAATTGGTCAACTGCCAGAATCTTTAGAGCATTTATGGCATGAAATCTTTACCGAGTGGTTACCTAATGCGAATTATATCATTAATGAATCTGTCCCACTCTTATGGAATGCTGAAGATTACAGTATCGATAAGGCAACTCCGGTTTGTGAAGTGTGGTTGCCGGTAATCCCTAAATAG
- the gloB gene encoding hydroxyacylglutathione hydrolase — translation MMTVKPVKALNDNYIWVYVQGSDAVVVDPGEAAPILTYLQAHDLHLLTILLTHDHDDHTAGVAKVLDVYPEATVIGPQETERFNTKTVAPGDSFTLFDQEVSVFLTAGHTSGHISYFTNDMLFCGDALFSAGCGRVFTGDYQAQYDALETFNKLPDNTRVFAGHEYTETNLKFAQSLEEYPEAVDKVLQEVSLLSSQAIPTLPSTIGQEKQINVFLRAETLDEFKALRDKRDNF, via the coding sequence ATGATGACTGTTAAACCAGTAAAAGCGTTGAATGATAACTACATTTGGGTTTATGTACAAGGATCGGATGCTGTTGTTGTGGATCCAGGAGAAGCTGCACCTATTCTAACGTACTTGCAAGCACATGATTTACACTTGTTAACTATTCTATTAACGCATGATCATGATGATCATACAGCAGGTGTCGCAAAGGTTCTTGACGTTTATCCTGAAGCAACTGTTATCGGACCACAAGAAACGGAACGATTCAACACAAAAACTGTTGCTCCAGGAGATTCATTTACGCTGTTTGACCAGGAAGTGTCAGTTTTCTTGACAGCCGGACACACTTCAGGGCATATTTCTTACTTCACAAATGATATGTTATTTTGTGGTGATGCGCTTTTCTCTGCAGGCTGTGGGCGGGTCTTTACAGGCGATTATCAAGCACAGTATGATGCGCTGGAGACATTTAATAAACTACCCGATAATACGCGTGTTTTTGCAGGGCATGAGTATACAGAAACAAACTTGAAATTTGCTCAAAGTTTAGAGGAATACCCTGAAGCTGTAGATAAAGTGCTACAGGAAGTGTCTTTATTAAGTAGTCAAGCTATTCCGACATTACCGAGCACGATTGGTCAAGAGAAACAGATTAATGTCTTCTTGCGGGCGGAAACTTTGGACGAGTTTAAAGCGTTGCGGGATAAGCGCGACAATTTCTAA
- a CDS encoding helix-turn-helix transcriptional regulator, producing MYVSTHTDLTQRENARRELLEHINTEASSQRYIIEDLATEAIAKGDQDLLQQALDKIDMDNYVQHIENISAESELRTYKNVLLSNNTYCRLAAKNGDVLPLYLYLLSEQYHHLIESAESIEFLMENIFYQMPKDYCEFVHKYSITSYSNTMKEIIKFVTDHLTVDLTLKDIAEKFDMHPVHLARKFKQETGITYVSYMNNQRIFLAQYLFHLQTYELSDVAYLAGFNSHSYFTKVFKKITGLTPTKYIKQLPL from the coding sequence ATGTACGTGTCAACTCATACAGACCTAACACAACGAGAAAATGCACGTCGAGAGCTGCTAGAGCACATCAATACCGAAGCTAGCAGCCAACGTTATATTATTGAAGATTTAGCTACTGAAGCGATCGCTAAAGGGGATCAAGACCTGTTGCAACAAGCTTTAGATAAAATTGATATGGATAATTATGTTCAACATATCGAAAATATTTCAGCTGAATCCGAATTACGCACATACAAAAACGTATTATTGAGCAATAATACATATTGTCGTCTTGCTGCTAAAAATGGGGACGTCTTACCACTATATTTATACTTGCTTTCTGAACAGTACCACCACTTAATCGAAAGTGCTGAAAGTATCGAGTTTTTGATGGAAAATATTTTTTATCAAATGCCAAAAGATTACTGTGAATTTGTCCATAAGTATTCTATTACATCATATTCCAACACGATGAAGGAAATTATTAAATTTGTGACTGATCATTTAACCGTTGACTTAACCTTGAAAGATATTGCCGAAAAATTTGATATGCATCCCGTTCACCTCGCTCGAAAATTTAAACAAGAAACTGGGATTACATACGTTTCCTATATGAATAACCAACGTATTTTCCTAGCTCAATACTTGTTCCACTTACAAACATATGAGTTGAGTGATGTGGCGTACTTAGCTGGATTTAACAGTCATTCTTACTTCACAAAAGTTTTCAAAAAAATAACTGGACTAACGCCAACCAAGTATATCAAGCAACTCCCTTTATAA
- the trmD gene encoding tRNA (guanosine(37)-N1)-methyltransferase TrmD — protein MHIDVLTLFPEMIQEPMSHSMMKRAVEKGLVDINIVNFRQFGQGKHSQVDDTPYGGGAGMLLKPEPIFEAVDAVRAAHKTKSPRIVLMDPAGRRFDQQVAEEFSQEEHLIFICGHYEGYDERIRSLVTDEISLGDYVLTGGELAALVMMDASIRLIPGVLGNQDSAVQDSHSSGLLEHPHYTRPAEYRGMEVPEVLMNGNHALIDQWRRDESIKRTARRRPDMLANVELTPREQEIVNDILNNR, from the coding sequence ATGCATATTGATGTCTTAACATTATTTCCCGAGATGATCCAAGAGCCGATGAGTCATTCGATGATGAAACGAGCGGTAGAAAAAGGATTAGTCGATATCAATATTGTGAATTTCCGTCAGTTCGGTCAAGGGAAGCATTCTCAAGTAGACGATACTCCATATGGCGGAGGAGCGGGCATGTTGTTGAAGCCAGAACCTATTTTTGAAGCGGTGGATGCAGTGAGAGCAGCTCATAAAACGAAATCGCCTCGTATTGTTTTGATGGATCCAGCCGGGCGTCGTTTTGATCAACAAGTTGCAGAGGAATTTTCTCAAGAGGAGCATTTAATTTTTATTTGTGGTCATTATGAAGGTTATGATGAGCGAATTCGTTCGCTGGTGACTGATGAAATATCGTTAGGTGATTATGTATTGACAGGGGGCGAACTTGCTGCTTTGGTTATGATGGATGCCTCAATTCGGTTGATCCCAGGAGTGTTGGGTAATCAAGACTCTGCCGTTCAAGATTCGCACAGTTCGGGGCTACTAGAACATCCACATTATACACGTCCAGCTGAATATCGTGGGATGGAAGTACCGGAAGTCTTAATGAACGGCAATCACGCCTTAATTGATCAATGGCGTCGTGATGAGTCAATTAAGCGTACAGCGCGACGACGACCTGATATGTTAGCAAATGTTGAATTAACCCCGCGCGAACAAGAGATAGTCAATGATATTTTAAATAATAGATAG
- the rimM gene encoding ribosome maturation factor RimM (Essential for efficient processing of 16S rRNA) — MTSYVNVGKIVNTHGIKGEVRVISDTDFPEERYQPGAELVWLGDSEADTLTLTVASHRQHKQFDLVKFDSYPTINEAESLVGGTLNVTEADLATLDDDTFYWHDIVGLTAYDEAGAEIGQVKEILSSGANDVWVISRHGQKDLLLPYIDDVIKAVDLAEGTITVHVLEGLDD, encoded by the coding sequence ATGACATCTTATGTAAATGTAGGAAAAATTGTTAACACCCATGGAATTAAGGGAGAGGTACGCGTTATTTCGGATACTGATTTTCCTGAAGAACGCTATCAACCGGGAGCTGAGCTTGTTTGGTTAGGTGATAGTGAGGCTGATACACTCACTTTAACAGTAGCTTCACATCGACAACACAAACAGTTTGATTTAGTAAAGTTTGATTCCTATCCAACTATTAATGAAGCGGAATCATTAGTAGGTGGCACATTAAACGTAACAGAAGCTGATTTAGCAACACTCGATGATGATACATTTTACTGGCATGATATTGTTGGATTGACAGCTTATGATGAAGCAGGTGCAGAAATTGGTCAAGTAAAAGAAATTCTGTCGTCTGGGGCCAATGATGTTTGGGTAATTAGCCGTCATGGACAAAAAGATCTCTTGTTACCGTACATTGATGATGTCATTAAAGCAGTTGATTTAGCAGAAGGAACGATCACTGTACATGTGTTGGAAGGATTGGATGATTAA
- a CDS encoding KH domain-containing protein, whose product MTDQEMRQLIYTIIEPLVSQPDDINLELKETDDFHEYLLSVHPDDIGRVIGKGGRIAKAIRAIVYSIRYDGPKRVRLTIVD is encoded by the coding sequence ATGACTGATCAAGAGATGAGACAGTTAATTTATACAATCATTGAACCATTAGTCAGTCAACCCGATGACATCAATTTAGAGTTGAAAGAGACCGATGACTTTCATGAATACCTATTATCTGTTCATCCTGATGATATCGGCCGAGTTATTGGTAAAGGTGGACGTATTGCAAAGGCGATTCGTGCGATTGTCTACAGCATTCGCTATGATGGCCCTAAACGTGTACGTCTCACAATTGTAGATTAA
- the rpsP gene encoding 30S ribosomal protein S16 — protein sequence MAVRIRMKRMGAKKRPFYRLMVSDSRRHVSKGAIEQIGTYNPTEEGEEALKIDEELALKWLHNGAQPSDSVHKLLSRKGIMEKFHNEKNN from the coding sequence ATGGCAGTAAGAATTCGTATGAAACGTATGGGAGCTAAAAAACGTCCATTTTACCGTTTAATGGTATCAGACTCACGTCGTCATGTATCTAAAGGGGCGATTGAGCAAATTGGAACATACAACCCGACTGAAGAAGGCGAAGAAGCATTGAAAATTGATGAAGAGTTAGCACTTAAATGGTTACACAATGGTGCGCAACCATCAGATTCAGTTCATAAATTACTTTCTCGCAAAGGCATTATGGAGAAATTCCATAACGAAAAAAACAACTAA
- the ffh gene encoding signal recognition particle protein yields the protein MAFEGLQNRLQDAFSVLKKKGKITEQDVKDAMREVRLALLEADVNYKVVREFIKSVREKAIGSEVLENVEGGQQVVKIVSDELTELMGGERQDIITASEPGEMTVYMMVGLQGAGKTTTAGKLSNYLRKHENMKPMLVAADIYRPAAIDQLQQVGKELNIPVFSMGDDVNPVEIARRGVQAAKDENRNVVIIDTAGRLHIDDALMTELSEIKSEVNPHEIFLVVDAMTGQDAVNVSDTFNEQLDISSVILTKLDGDTRGGAALSISKVTNKPIKFTGTGEKLDALEPFYPERMANRILGMGDILTLVERAQQEMDDKRAEELAQKMAEQTYDFNDFIEQMDQMRNMGPLEDLIKMIPGMSNLPGMDQFEVDEKDLDRMKAIVLSMTPEERKNPDILSQNRRKRIADGAGRTLLDVNKLITQFKQSKELMGDMSSGKMSGGLGKMMKGAGKGMMNKMKNKLPGFGGSDQEMPDLSELQNMPGMDDMNGQGSSLISKDKRQKRKRKKKKIKKKKS from the coding sequence ATGGCATTTGAAGGATTACAGAATCGACTGCAAGATGCATTCTCGGTGCTGAAGAAAAAAGGTAAAATTACAGAACAAGATGTAAAAGATGCAATGCGTGAAGTTCGGTTAGCTCTCTTGGAGGCAGATGTTAACTATAAAGTTGTCCGCGAATTTATTAAATCTGTCCGCGAAAAAGCAATCGGATCGGAAGTATTGGAAAATGTTGAAGGTGGGCAACAAGTTGTTAAGATCGTGAGTGATGAATTAACTGAACTCATGGGAGGCGAACGTCAGGATATTATAACAGCTTCTGAACCTGGCGAAATGACCGTCTATATGATGGTGGGATTGCAAGGAGCCGGGAAGACAACAACGGCTGGTAAATTAAGTAACTACTTGCGTAAACATGAAAATATGAAACCGATGTTAGTGGCGGCTGATATTTATCGTCCCGCTGCAATTGACCAACTGCAACAAGTCGGTAAAGAGTTAAATATTCCTGTCTTTAGTATGGGCGATGATGTTAATCCAGTAGAGATTGCCCGTCGCGGGGTGCAAGCAGCCAAAGATGAAAACCGCAATGTTGTTATTATCGATACAGCTGGTCGTTTGCATATTGATGATGCTTTAATGACAGAACTATCAGAGATTAAATCCGAAGTAAATCCGCATGAAATATTCTTAGTTGTTGACGCGATGACAGGTCAAGATGCGGTGAACGTTAGTGATACGTTTAATGAACAGCTCGATATTTCAAGTGTGATCTTGACCAAACTCGATGGTGATACACGAGGTGGGGCAGCATTATCAATCAGTAAAGTGACTAATAAACCGATTAAATTTACCGGAACTGGTGAAAAACTGGATGCCCTAGAGCCGTTTTATCCAGAACGTATGGCTAATCGTATTCTCGGGATGGGAGATATCCTTACCTTAGTTGAGCGAGCTCAACAAGAGATGGACGACAAGCGAGCAGAAGAACTTGCCCAAAAAATGGCCGAACAAACCTATGATTTCAACGATTTCATCGAACAGATGGATCAAATGCGAAATATGGGTCCGTTAGAGGATCTTATTAAAATGATTCCAGGGATGAGTAATTTACCGGGAATGGATCAGTTCGAAGTCGATGAGAAAGATCTTGACCGGATGAAGGCGATTGTGCTTTCCATGACGCCAGAAGAACGAAAAAATCCAGATATTCTTTCTCAAAACCGACGCAAGCGTATTGCTGATGGTGCAGGTCGGACGTTACTTGATGTGAATAAATTAATTACACAATTCAAACAATCCAAAGAGTTAATGGGTGATATGTCAAGTGGCAAGATGTCTGGTGGCTTAGGCAAAATGATGAAAGGTGCCGGCAAAGGGATGATGAATAAGATGAAAAATAAGCTCCCTGGGTTTGGTGGTAGTGATCAAGAGATGCCTGATCTATCTGAATTGCAAAATATGCCGGGAATGGATGACATGAATGGTCAAGGAAGTTCTCTAATTTCCAAAGATAAGCGCCAAAAACGAAAACGTAAGAAGAAAAAAATTAAAAAGAAAAAATCATAA